A window of the Burkholderia sp. 9120 genome harbors these coding sequences:
- a CDS encoding carbonic anhydrase, translating to MCEHHPISSTRRDWLLAGASAITLAALSPHDVMAAEPVAGNAPNSIPPQEALDRIMQGNARYAANSPSNKDFSAGRVARVEAQYPIAAIVGCADSRVAPELAFDQGPGDLFVVRVAGNFVNEDMLASLEYGVEFLGVPLIMVLGHTNCGAIAATVKVIQKGTVLPGHLPDLVRSLKPAVQLAGSAHDDDLVARATIENVKLNTSRLMVSKPLIGQYVRRGKVKVVGGIYDLATGKVTLI from the coding sequence ATGTGCGAACACCATCCGATTTCTTCCACGCGACGTGACTGGCTACTGGCCGGCGCGTCCGCCATCACGCTGGCGGCGTTGTCGCCGCACGATGTCATGGCGGCCGAACCGGTTGCCGGCAATGCGCCGAATTCGATTCCACCGCAGGAAGCGCTCGACCGGATCATGCAAGGCAACGCGCGCTACGCTGCGAATAGCCCTTCAAACAAGGACTTTTCCGCAGGCCGGGTGGCGCGCGTGGAGGCGCAGTATCCGATTGCGGCGATCGTCGGTTGCGCGGATTCGCGGGTCGCGCCGGAGCTCGCTTTCGATCAGGGCCCGGGCGATCTGTTCGTGGTGCGCGTGGCCGGCAATTTCGTCAACGAGGATATGCTCGCGAGCCTCGAGTATGGCGTCGAGTTTCTCGGCGTGCCGCTGATCATGGTGCTCGGGCATACGAACTGTGGGGCGATTGCCGCGACCGTCAAGGTGATTCAGAAGGGCACCGTATTGCCGGGGCACTTGCCCGACCTGGTTCGCTCGCTCAAGCCGGCGGTGCAATTGGCCGGTTCAGCTCATGATGACGATCTGGTTGCGCGCGCCACGATCGAGAACGTGAAGCTGAACACGAGCAGGCTGATGGTGTCGAAACCGCTGATCGGCCAGTACGTGCGACGCGGCAAGGTCAAGGTAGTGGGCGGTATTTACGATCTGGCGACGGGCAAGGTCACGTTGATCTAA
- a CDS encoding DMT family transporter, which produces MPPITAVRTTAVPPRSIALILVSMFCFALVDALAKSVALAYPANEVTFFRMLFGLVPAVAVCLRGKPLAERLRHMDVRGQTLRALTLLGASGLFFAGLPYMPLSEAVAIVYSETLLVIVLAPLLLKETLKPRDAIAAAIGFIGVLFVVRPDGAHSSWLGPVLLMSSAFFGALSIVQIKRIRATDDSGTTVLYFTVIGTLVTGASLLLAWRTPTLEALVTMALLGAFATAGQLLMTMAFREADAGALAPYNYTSIVWAALFAYVVWGETIGAMALLGIALIVGSSIAVAMRGKQAEGPLV; this is translated from the coding sequence ATGCCGCCCATTACCGCCGTTCGGACGACCGCCGTACCGCCGCGCAGCATCGCGCTGATCCTCGTTTCGATGTTCTGTTTCGCGCTCGTCGACGCGCTCGCCAAATCCGTGGCGCTCGCCTATCCGGCCAACGAAGTGACGTTCTTCCGCATGCTGTTCGGTCTCGTGCCGGCCGTCGCGGTCTGCCTGCGCGGCAAGCCGCTTGCCGAACGTCTCAGACACATGGACGTGCGCGGTCAGACGCTACGCGCGCTGACGTTGCTCGGTGCGTCGGGTCTGTTCTTCGCCGGCTTGCCGTACATGCCGCTCAGCGAGGCGGTCGCGATCGTTTATTCCGAGACCTTGCTGGTGATCGTTCTGGCGCCGCTGCTGCTGAAGGAAACGCTCAAGCCGCGCGATGCGATCGCGGCGGCGATCGGTTTTATCGGCGTGCTGTTCGTGGTGCGCCCGGACGGCGCGCATTCGAGCTGGCTCGGGCCGGTGCTGCTGATGTCGAGCGCGTTCTTCGGCGCGTTGTCGATCGTTCAGATCAAGCGCATTCGCGCCACCGACGACTCGGGCACCACGGTGCTCTACTTCACGGTGATCGGGACGCTCGTCACCGGCGCTTCGCTGTTGCTGGCGTGGCGCACGCCGACGCTCGAAGCGCTCGTGACGATGGCCCTGCTCGGCGCGTTCGCGACGGCCGGGCAGTTGCTGATGACGATGGCGTTTCGCGAGGCCGACGCGGGCGCGCTCGCGCCGTACAACTACACCAGCATCGTCTGGGCGGCGCTGTTCGCCTACGTGGTGTGGGGCGAGACGATCGGCGCGATGGCGCTGCTAGGCATCGCGTTGATTGTCGGCAGTTCGATTGCGGTGGCGATGCGTGGCAAGCAGGCGGAAGGGCCGCTCGTCTAG
- a CDS encoding PA14 domain-containing protein: MRNYLVLAALATLGACGGNDGSPGAAASANKQTVAADPSASASSAAAAASAASAADLASVDNEFRAAKTVPLGMKTTIPPLVIADPTLNLPPYTPPAPPAPVSTTTLSFGDFTSYLAPGSNQGWQTGANSSTIAIPAPPTNGTGAGDKTVALGSTYATASYEADLTVSAPVGNGAANAGFLVRTTNPTAGGPDSLTGYYIGLDTGTHSVVVGRENNNWTNFIAYPVSSVVGGSTHHLKVTTSGTAITVDLDQQRVISVNDATNALPAVFQSGSFGLRRFGVGASFSNVTIRTYPTVTSPSYDFSKVVGAVYTPSNAVNAIDFWENYDPDIVNRELTYAQTYGMNTIAVYLHYLVWANDRVAFLSKFENLLKIAARHGIKVSPIFYDDCWNPTPQYGPQPAPVWGVHNSQWVQSPGTPVEQAYFQPSASNASITYKASLASYITDFVAPHRNDPRIIFWETMNEPGCSGNGALQETRAVLMNDARIAILNAGATQPINAPQVQEDEGTYFSDFYALHPYGNPYTGPVNGSSVSALNSETLQRGFPGTTGQTMPGIVANYGGSTGFIVWELMIGRTNTRFHWGQVPSAPATVEPAIPFQGTIYPDGHPWQTSETQALTGGFDVKLPVLQVGYYNDPTFKSAPVKTSVTPLIDFDLNTERGTDSPDASAGVNATGYGVRWTGAIQAAQSGLYTFSIDSDNVARLWINGVKIIDKKSASQGTLSGKTWLAAKQRASIKVEYVHGTGPASMHLLWSSSAARNPSALRIVPSDSLVTAN; encoded by the coding sequence GTGCGCAATTATCTTGTGCTTGCGGCGCTGGCTACGCTTGGCGCTTGCGGTGGCAATGACGGCTCGCCCGGTGCGGCCGCATCGGCGAACAAACAGACCGTCGCGGCCGATCCTTCGGCTTCGGCCTCTTCCGCGGCGGCTGCGGCATCGGCTGCCTCGGCGGCCGACCTGGCCAGCGTCGACAACGAATTCCGGGCCGCGAAAACCGTTCCGCTCGGCATGAAAACGACCATCCCGCCGCTCGTGATCGCCGATCCGACGCTCAACCTGCCGCCGTACACACCGCCTGCGCCGCCCGCGCCGGTCTCCACCACCACACTCTCGTTCGGCGACTTCACCAGCTACCTCGCGCCCGGCTCGAATCAAGGCTGGCAGACCGGCGCCAACAGCTCGACGATCGCGATTCCCGCGCCGCCGACCAACGGCACGGGCGCTGGCGACAAGACCGTCGCGCTCGGCAGCACCTACGCCACCGCATCGTACGAAGCCGACCTGACGGTCAGCGCACCGGTCGGCAACGGCGCCGCCAACGCGGGCTTTCTCGTGCGCACCACCAACCCGACGGCCGGCGGTCCCGACAGCCTGACCGGCTACTACATCGGCCTCGACACCGGCACGCACTCGGTCGTGGTGGGACGCGAGAACAACAACTGGACGAACTTCATCGCGTATCCGGTCAGTTCGGTGGTGGGCGGCAGCACGCATCACCTGAAGGTGACGACGAGCGGCACCGCGATCACCGTCGACCTCGACCAGCAGCGCGTAATCAGCGTCAACGACGCCACCAATGCCCTGCCCGCCGTGTTCCAGTCGGGCAGCTTCGGGCTGCGGCGCTTCGGCGTCGGCGCAAGCTTCAGCAACGTCACGATTCGCACGTATCCCACCGTGACCTCGCCGAGCTACGATTTTTCCAAGGTGGTCGGCGCGGTGTACACGCCGTCGAACGCGGTGAACGCGATCGACTTCTGGGAGAACTACGACCCGGACATCGTCAATCGTGAACTGACTTACGCGCAGACCTACGGCATGAACACCATCGCCGTGTATCTGCACTACCTGGTGTGGGCGAACGATCGCGTCGCGTTCCTGAGCAAGTTCGAGAACCTGCTGAAAATCGCCGCGCGTCACGGCATCAAGGTCTCGCCGATTTTCTACGACGACTGCTGGAACCCTACGCCGCAATACGGCCCGCAACCCGCGCCGGTCTGGGGCGTGCATAACAGCCAATGGGTGCAGTCGCCGGGCACGCCGGTCGAACAGGCGTATTTCCAGCCGAGCGCGTCGAACGCCAGCATCACGTACAAGGCGAGTCTGGCGAGCTACATCACCGACTTCGTCGCGCCGCATCGCAACGATCCACGCATCATCTTCTGGGAGACGATGAACGAGCCCGGTTGCAGCGGCAATGGCGCGCTGCAGGAAACCCGCGCGGTGCTGATGAACGACGCGCGCATCGCGATCCTTAATGCCGGCGCCACCCAGCCGATCAACGCGCCGCAAGTGCAGGAGGACGAAGGCACGTACTTCTCGGACTTCTACGCGCTCCATCCGTACGGCAATCCGTACACCGGTCCGGTGAACGGAAGCTCGGTCAGTGCGCTGAATTCCGAAACCTTGCAGCGCGGCTTTCCGGGTACCACGGGGCAGACCATGCCGGGCATCGTCGCGAACTATGGCGGCAGCACGGGTTTTATCGTGTGGGAGTTGATGATCGGGCGCACCAATACGCGTTTCCACTGGGGGCAGGTGCCGAGCGCACCCGCTACGGTCGAACCGGCCATCCCGTTCCAGGGGACGATCTATCCTGACGGCCACCCGTGGCAGACCTCGGAGACGCAGGCGCTGACCGGTGGTTTCGACGTGAAACTGCCGGTGCTGCAGGTCGGCTATTACAACGATCCGACCTTCAAAAGCGCGCCGGTCAAGACGTCGGTTACGCCGTTGATCGACTTCGATCTGAACACCGAGCGCGGCACCGATTCGCCTGACGCCTCCGCCGGCGTCAATGCGACCGGCTATGGCGTGCGTTGGACGGGTGCGATTCAGGCGGCGCAGTCGGGGCTCTACACGTTCTCGATCGATAGCGACAACGTCGCACGGTTGTGGATCAACGGCGTGAAGATCATCGACAAGAAGAGCGCGTCGCAAGGCACGTTGAGCGGCAAGACCTGGCTCGCCGCGAAGCAGCGCGCGTCGATCAAGGTCGAGTACGTGCATGGGACGGGGCCGGCCAGCATGCATCTGCTGTGGTCGAGTTCGGCGGCGCGCAATCCGTCGGCGTTGCGGATCGTGCCGTCGGATTCGCTGGTGACGGCGAATTGA
- a CDS encoding alpha-ketoglutarate-dependent dioxygenase AlkB: MSAQQALFAAEPVSLVHDEEGGIRYLPDSIPPAVAQRWFDEAQRNVGWLSQQRMMYEREVAVPRLLATFARESADLPAPLGEAFEAVRALIGAPFNRVGLNLYRDGSDSVAPHSDKTDKLVPGQPIAIVSLGVSRRMSIRSRTGSGRTVHVELEPGSCLVMSYASQFTHEHGIPKLADVARPRISLAFRCFAP, translated from the coding sequence ATGTCCGCCCAGCAAGCCCTCTTCGCCGCCGAACCCGTCTCTCTCGTTCATGACGAAGAAGGCGGCATCCGCTATCTGCCCGACTCGATCCCGCCGGCTGTCGCGCAGCGCTGGTTCGACGAGGCACAGCGCAACGTCGGCTGGCTCAGCCAGCAGCGCATGATGTACGAACGCGAGGTCGCCGTTCCGCGCCTGCTCGCCACTTTCGCCCGCGAATCGGCCGATCTGCCCGCGCCGCTCGGCGAGGCGTTCGAAGCCGTGCGCGCGCTGATCGGCGCACCGTTCAATCGCGTCGGCCTCAATCTCTATCGTGACGGTAGCGACAGCGTCGCGCCGCACAGCGACAAAACGGACAAGCTCGTGCCGGGCCAGCCGATTGCAATCGTCTCGCTCGGCGTGAGCCGCCGCATGTCGATCCGCTCCAGAACAGGCTCCGGCCGAACCGTGCACGTCGAACTTGAACCGGGGAGTTGCCTCGTGATGAGCTACGCGTCGCAATTCACGCACGAACACGGCATCCCCAAGCTGGCGGATGTCGCCCGGCCGCGCATCAGTCTCGCGTTCCGCTGTTTCGCGCCTTAG
- a CDS encoding DUF4148 domain-containing protein, translated as MSSDTLRRARRAATIGGGQGMHGEPRKVVLSSLVVGAVAIAAYVSPAGRHWLSVDEPSMDSGGEAARHARGDIMSGAITSGPVLAGGASDAALSSGLQAARSSLQRNDLGAAQAQLDAVAATHKNDNQVAALQREVQARAQASPQAQVVAQEEPKAKRTSAPVKGHHSRERRYATRDYSSRASGYATKRRGVGTQVTGASGDRMAASNVPLDEPAVLTSRARTVAPTIRVGQGVASAPAVPPLILLTPSGAGVEQASPSNRQAELTAQAPLQSTSLQSTAPGGTLLKSDGPKTREQVREEIVRARSNGSLPAFGNPDPAGPGGAPSLVNAQRP; from the coding sequence ATGAGTTCGGACACGTTGCGGCGAGCGCGGCGTGCGGCCACGATCGGAGGGGGACAAGGTATGCATGGCGAACCCAGGAAAGTCGTTCTGAGCAGTCTCGTGGTGGGCGCGGTGGCGATTGCGGCCTACGTCTCACCGGCAGGCCGGCACTGGCTCTCGGTGGATGAACCCAGCATGGACAGCGGCGGCGAGGCGGCCCGGCACGCGCGCGGCGACATCATGAGCGGGGCGATCACGTCCGGTCCGGTGCTGGCTGGCGGTGCTTCGGATGCCGCGTTGTCCAGCGGCTTGCAAGCCGCACGCAGTAGTTTGCAGCGCAACGACCTTGGCGCCGCGCAGGCGCAACTCGATGCGGTAGCGGCGACGCACAAAAACGATAACCAGGTGGCCGCGCTGCAGCGCGAGGTGCAGGCGCGCGCGCAAGCCTCGCCGCAGGCGCAGGTCGTGGCGCAGGAGGAGCCGAAAGCGAAGCGCACGTCGGCGCCGGTGAAGGGCCATCACTCTCGTGAGCGCCGCTATGCCACTCGCGATTATTCAAGCCGTGCATCCGGCTACGCGACAAAACGGCGCGGTGTGGGAACCCAGGTAACGGGTGCTTCAGGCGATCGTATGGCGGCCAGCAACGTCCCGCTTGACGAGCCTGCCGTGCTGACTTCGCGAGCGCGTACCGTTGCGCCGACGATCAGGGTGGGACAGGGTGTCGCCAGCGCGCCGGCCGTGCCGCCGCTGATCCTGCTGACGCCATCGGGCGCCGGCGTCGAGCAGGCGTCGCCGTCGAACCGCCAGGCCGAACTGACCGCGCAAGCGCCACTTCAGTCGACGTCGCTGCAATCCACCGCGCCTGGCGGGACATTGTTGAAATCGGACGGGCCGAAGACGCGCGAGCAGGTGCGCGAGGAGATTGTTCGCGCGCGAAGCAACGGCAGCCTGCCGGCATTCGGCAATCCGGACCCGGCGGGGCCGGGCGGCGCGCCGAGTCTGGTCAACGCGCAGCGTCCTTGA